A section of the Caballeronia sp. M1242 genome encodes:
- the waaF gene encoding lipopolysaccharide heptosyltransferase II, with amino-acid sequence MRRALVIAPNWIGDALMAQPLFTLLRKLHPRIAIDAVAPSWVAPVLERMPEIRDVYATDLAHGKLQLLRRWQLASDLRDVGYDAAYVLPNSAKSALIPWMAGIRLRIGYKGEARYGLLNVRHPNPPKTERPPMTAQYAALAYAPGAKLPFIDRYAQAHDAAASDAPLLPVPRLEADPNEAARVSARFNLDTRAPLVVFCPGAEYGPAKRWPPEHFASLAQFVAQSFPYARIVALGSKKDSAVAQAIAERAPNVRNLCGQTSLGEACALIARASAVVTNDSGLMHVAAALKRPLVAVYGSTDPRHTPPLSDVAKVQWLHLECSPCFSRECPLGHLNCLRELSAEQVFADLRGMLLAHR; translated from the coding sequence ATGCGCCGTGCGCTGGTTATAGCACCGAACTGGATCGGTGACGCGTTGATGGCGCAGCCGCTGTTCACGCTTTTGCGAAAGCTCCATCCGCGCATCGCGATCGATGCCGTCGCGCCGAGCTGGGTCGCGCCCGTGCTCGAACGCATGCCGGAAATCCGCGACGTCTACGCGACTGATCTCGCGCACGGCAAGCTGCAACTGCTGCGCCGCTGGCAGCTTGCGAGCGACCTGCGCGATGTCGGCTACGACGCCGCGTACGTGCTGCCCAACTCCGCCAAGTCCGCGCTGATTCCGTGGATGGCGGGCATCCGGCTGCGCATCGGCTACAAGGGCGAGGCGCGTTACGGGCTCTTGAACGTGCGCCACCCGAATCCGCCGAAGACCGAGCGCCCGCCGATGACCGCGCAATACGCCGCCCTCGCCTATGCGCCGGGCGCGAAGCTGCCGTTCATCGACCGATACGCGCAAGCTCACGACGCAGCGGCAAGCGACGCGCCGCTCTTGCCCGTGCCGCGCCTCGAAGCCGATCCGAACGAAGCGGCGCGCGTGTCGGCGCGCTTCAATCTGGATACGCGCGCGCCGCTCGTCGTGTTCTGCCCCGGCGCGGAGTACGGCCCGGCCAAGCGCTGGCCGCCCGAGCACTTTGCGTCGCTCGCGCAGTTCGTGGCGCAGTCGTTTCCGTATGCCCGCATCGTCGCGCTCGGGTCCAAGAAAGATTCGGCGGTCGCGCAGGCCATCGCGGAGCGCGCGCCGAACGTGCGCAATCTGTGCGGCCAGACATCGCTCGGCGAAGCGTGCGCGCTGATCGCCCGGGCGAGCGCCGTCGTCACCAACGACTCTGGGCTCATGCACGTGGCGGCGGCGCTCAAACGTCCGCTCGTCGCGGTGTACGGCTCCACCGATCCGCGCCACACGCCGCCCTTGTCCGACGTCGCAAAGGTACAATGGCTTCACCTTGAGTGCAGTCCGTGCTTTTCCCGCGAGTGTCCGCTCGGCCATCTGAACTGCCTGCGCGAACTCTCTGCCGAACAGGTTTTCGCCGATCTGCGCGGCATGTTGCTCGCGCATCGCTGA
- a CDS encoding DUF2946 family protein, producing MDEIVKQALAKWPNVPHCTGWLLLDRRGQWRMRDEAAQAAGALGDAIRHEALIGFINRNYERDADGQWFFQNGPQRVYVELAYTPWIVRLSETNGELRLTDHTGAPFEPAHAFLDDEGALLFSDDATPPRVAALHDHDLDLFSSHATFDDASGGGVFHWRDGVDLPLQRIARADVETRFGFVASPAARAASKA from the coding sequence ATGGATGAGATCGTCAAGCAGGCGCTGGCCAAGTGGCCGAACGTGCCGCATTGCACGGGCTGGCTGTTGCTGGACCGGCGCGGTCAGTGGCGCATGCGCGACGAGGCGGCGCAGGCCGCGGGCGCGCTCGGCGATGCCATTCGCCACGAAGCGCTGATCGGCTTCATCAACCGCAACTACGAGCGTGATGCCGACGGTCAGTGGTTCTTTCAGAACGGGCCGCAGCGCGTGTATGTCGAACTGGCATACACGCCGTGGATCGTGCGTCTTTCCGAGACGAACGGCGAATTGCGGTTGACCGACCACACCGGCGCGCCGTTCGAGCCGGCGCACGCATTTCTCGACGACGAAGGCGCCCTGCTCTTTTCCGACGATGCCACGCCGCCGCGCGTAGCCGCCCTGCACGATCACGATCTCGATCTGTTCTCGAGCCACGCGACGTTCGATGACGCGTCGGGCGGCGGCGTTTTTCATTGGCGCGATGGTGTCGATCTGCCGTTACAGCGTATCGCGCGCGCCGACGTCGAGACGCGCTTCGGTTTCGTCGCGAGTCCGGCTGCGCGCGCGGCGTCGAAAGCCTGA
- a CDS encoding branched-chain amino acid transaminase, translated as MSMADRDGKIWMDGKLIDWRDASIHVLTHTLHYGMGVFEGVRAYKTAQGTAIFRLKEHTKRLLNSAKIFQMEVPFDHATLEAAQLEVVRENKLESCYIRPIIWVGSEKLGVSAKGNTIHVAIAAWPWGAYLGEDGLAKGIRVKTSSFTRHHVNVSMVRAKASGWYVNSILANQEAVTDGYDEALLLDVDGYVSEGSGENFFLVNNGKLYTPDLSSCLDGITRDTVITLARDFGIPVIEKRITRDEVYTCDEAFFTGTAAEVTPIRELDNRTIGEGKRGPITEKLQSAFFDVVGGKNEKYASWLAKV; from the coding sequence ATGTCAATGGCCGACCGCGACGGCAAGATCTGGATGGATGGCAAGCTCATCGACTGGCGAGACGCCAGCATCCACGTTCTGACGCACACGCTGCACTACGGCATGGGCGTATTCGAGGGCGTGCGCGCGTACAAGACCGCCCAGGGAACGGCCATTTTCCGCCTGAAGGAGCACACCAAGCGCCTTCTGAACTCGGCGAAGATCTTCCAGATGGAAGTCCCGTTCGATCACGCGACGCTCGAAGCCGCGCAACTCGAAGTCGTGCGCGAGAACAAGCTCGAATCGTGCTATATCCGCCCGATCATCTGGGTCGGCTCCGAGAAGCTCGGCGTTTCGGCCAAGGGCAACACCATTCACGTGGCCATCGCCGCGTGGCCGTGGGGCGCGTATCTCGGCGAAGACGGGCTCGCGAAGGGCATCCGCGTGAAGACGTCGTCGTTCACGCGCCATCACGTCAACGTGTCGATGGTGCGCGCGAAGGCGTCCGGCTGGTACGTGAACTCCATTCTCGCGAATCAGGAAGCCGTCACCGACGGTTATGACGAAGCCCTGCTGCTCGACGTGGACGGCTACGTGTCCGAAGGCTCCGGCGAAAACTTCTTCCTCGTGAACAACGGCAAGCTGTACACGCCGGACTTGTCGTCGTGCCTCGACGGCATCACGCGCGACACGGTCATCACGCTGGCGCGCGACTTCGGCATCCCGGTCATCGAGAAACGCATCACGCGCGACGAAGTCTATACGTGCGACGAAGCGTTCTTCACCGGCACGGCCGCTGAAGTCACGCCGATCCGCGAACTCGACAACCGCACGATCGGCGAGGGCAAGCGCGGCCCGATCACGGAGAAGCTGCAAAGCGCGTTCTTCGACGTGGTCGGCGGCAAGAACGAAAAGTACGCGAGCTGGCTCGCGAAAGTCTGA
- a CDS encoding AzlC family ABC transporter permease, producing the protein MLHRLSDTNRRAFLDGARAFSPAVMATFSWGLVTGVAMTKSVLTVPQALGMSLAVYAGSSQLAVLPLLAAKLPLWTVLLTAAMVNLRFVIFSAGLAPHFSYLPMWRRLAIGYFNGDIIYLMFSARNFPVGRQPGKEAFFWGLASTCWLAWQASSVAGILLASLIPDNWGLELAGTLALIPLIVSAIATRSTLAAVVVASVVALLAFHLPYRFGLPLAVLAALLAGTLADLIAEKARPAALRSSDAEAPAAPDAAADVQPEPARPAR; encoded by the coding sequence ATGCTCCACCGGCTATCCGACACGAATCGCCGCGCATTTCTCGACGGTGCCCGCGCTTTCTCTCCCGCCGTCATGGCGACGTTCTCGTGGGGACTCGTCACCGGCGTCGCCATGACAAAATCGGTGCTCACGGTGCCGCAGGCGCTCGGCATGTCGCTCGCGGTGTACGCGGGGTCGTCGCAACTCGCCGTGCTGCCGCTCTTGGCCGCGAAGCTGCCGCTCTGGACCGTGCTCCTCACCGCCGCGATGGTAAACCTGCGCTTCGTCATTTTCAGCGCCGGGCTCGCGCCGCACTTCTCGTATCTGCCGATGTGGCGGCGCCTCGCGATCGGCTACTTCAACGGCGACATCATCTACCTGATGTTCTCCGCGCGGAACTTTCCCGTCGGCCGGCAGCCCGGCAAGGAAGCGTTCTTCTGGGGACTCGCGTCCACGTGCTGGCTCGCGTGGCAGGCGTCGTCGGTGGCGGGGATTCTGCTCGCGAGCCTCATTCCCGACAACTGGGGGCTGGAACTGGCGGGAACGCTGGCGCTGATTCCGCTGATCGTCTCCGCCATCGCCACGCGTTCGACGCTCGCCGCGGTCGTCGTCGCGAGCGTGGTCGCGCTGCTCGCGTTTCATCTGCCGTATCGCTTCGGCTTGCCGCTCGCGGTGCTCGCCGCGCTGCTGGCCGGCACGCTCGCCGATCTGATCGCGGAAAAGGCGCGCCCGGCGGCTCTGCGTTCCAGTGACGCCGAAGCGCCCGCCGCGCCGGATGCAGCGGCCGACGTCCAGCCTGAGCCCGCGAGGCCCGCGCGATGA
- a CDS encoding zinc-finger domain-containing protein — MSDLKEMPLVELSAKDIPAFCPNPKMQRWSAHPRVFLDVTHGEARCPYCGTRYKLKDGEVAKGH; from the coding sequence ATGAGCGACCTGAAGGAAATGCCGCTGGTGGAATTGTCGGCGAAAGATATCCCCGCGTTCTGCCCGAATCCGAAGATGCAACGCTGGAGCGCGCATCCCCGCGTGTTCCTCGACGTGACGCACGGCGAAGCGCGCTGCCCGTATTGCGGCACGCGCTACAAGCTGAAGGACGGCGAAGTCGCCAAAGGGCACTAA
- a CDS encoding nuclear transport factor 2 family protein yields the protein MPRFARLFEAAADTLNAYYQAVADNSIDAVMSLWIDEEFATCICADGTHLHGLESIRAGLGKQFGAQAVSIEPLDIRVYDSLGTVVYAIAEAHQPAGTAAPRMIFSTYVMVHERGEWRIAHIHASEMPMEAAGQFAAKLRHGQGPLH from the coding sequence ATGCCACGTTTCGCCCGCCTATTCGAAGCCGCCGCCGACACTCTCAACGCTTACTATCAGGCTGTCGCGGACAACAGCATCGACGCTGTGATGTCGCTTTGGATCGACGAGGAGTTCGCCACCTGCATCTGCGCGGACGGCACGCATCTGCATGGCCTCGAAAGCATTCGCGCGGGCCTCGGCAAGCAGTTCGGCGCGCAGGCCGTCAGCATCGAGCCGCTCGATATTCGCGTGTACGACAGTCTCGGCACGGTCGTGTATGCAATCGCGGAGGCGCATCAGCCGGCCGGGACCGCCGCGCCGCGCATGATTTTCTCGACTTACGTGATGGTTCACGAACGCGGCGAATGGCGCATTGCGCATATTCACGCGAGCGAGATGCCGATGGAAGCGGCCGGCCAGTTCGCCGCGAAGCTGCGTCACGGGCAGGGACCGTTGCACTGA
- a CDS encoding M48 family metalloprotease, whose protein sequence is MFLNRPSRGLVFALCLSLAMPPFAAAQGGVSVGAGGNEAQPTNAKYPRNVSIATDATDATNATHATNATNATNATNATNATTATSSTNGANAAQPTDAKYPLNVSIATKATSPTDGANAANPTNTKYSRNVAVATTATNTTAAAKLTTVTDAASGLNGEDGANATNATNGATSASATTNSPATSTASTPPNTVADGIFGVYGGAESRFANRPGAMAGLRAPLSSVQLPDLGDGSGGTLSPQAERKLGERMMREVRADPDYLDDWLIRDYLNSIASKLSAAAATQYLGGYRPDFGLFAVRDAQINAFSMPGGFVGVNTGLISATQTESELASVVGHEMGHVLQRHIARMIGAQEKSGYAALAAMLAGLLAGVMTHSGDLGMGIAMGGQAFAVDNQLRFSRAAEHEADRVGFQMLAAAGYDPYAMTAFFERLDRASMADNGVPAYARTHPLTTERIADMEDRARRVPYRQPRQSPEYAFVRARSRVLQVNYASDYREVASRLKSEIDDQTALNPAANWYGIALARSLTGDYAAANDALANARRLFESEEASAAAASMQARRELAQTVEGGQSRDARSDDERHAQQQKGASKAQGARLSASPRGVSGSSANARAGVGAARAGRDEARSSQPANTQSTPASATTARAGIEAPPARSGRPLSAQAAALKDASTNNANPHSTPQIANPSAPAVSMSSLLSSSAHGALTAAPADSTAPAAASAGIALPPVRVTAQQAARSTPSLDVLAADIARRSGRYDDAVRLADLAQTRWPNSHAAIDAHLQSLMAAHRYEEAQTLARRETRAEPQRADWWLYLAQASAGMNDPLRQHQAMAEKLALDGAWPSAIRQLKEARDVKTASFYDLSTISARLRDFEARYKEERDEEKKS, encoded by the coding sequence ATGTTCCTGAATCGTCCGAGCCGCGGGCTCGTGTTCGCGTTGTGTCTCAGTCTCGCCATGCCGCCGTTCGCTGCGGCGCAGGGAGGCGTGTCCGTGGGTGCTGGGGGGAATGAGGCCCAGCCGACCAACGCGAAATATCCGCGGAACGTGTCGATCGCGACGGATGCGACGGATGCGACGAATGCGACGCATGCGACGAATGCGACGAATGCGACGAATGCGACGAATGCGACGAATGCGACGACCGCGACCAGTTCGACCAACGGAGCAAACGCGGCACAGCCGACCGACGCGAAATATCCGCTGAACGTGTCAATCGCGACGAAGGCGACCAGTCCGACCGACGGGGCAAACGCGGCAAATCCGACCAACACGAAATATTCGAGGAACGTGGCGGTCGCGACGACCGCGACGAACACGACGGCCGCAGCAAAACTAACAACCGTCACAGACGCAGCAAGCGGATTGAACGGGGAAGATGGCGCGAACGCAACGAACGCGACGAACGGAGCAACTTCGGCAAGCGCAACCACCAACTCACCGGCAACGTCCACCGCCAGCACACCCCCCAACACCGTCGCCGACGGCATATTCGGCGTCTACGGCGGCGCCGAAAGCCGCTTCGCCAATCGTCCCGGCGCGATGGCCGGTCTGCGCGCGCCGCTTTCGTCCGTGCAACTGCCGGATCTGGGCGACGGCTCCGGCGGCACGCTTTCGCCGCAGGCGGAGCGCAAGCTCGGCGAGCGGATGATGCGCGAAGTCCGCGCCGATCCCGACTACCTCGACGACTGGCTGATCCGCGATTACCTCAATTCCATCGCATCGAAGCTCTCTGCAGCCGCCGCGACGCAATACCTCGGCGGCTATCGTCCGGACTTCGGACTCTTCGCCGTGCGCGATGCGCAGATCAACGCGTTCTCGATGCCGGGCGGCTTCGTCGGCGTCAACACAGGGCTGATCTCGGCGACGCAGACGGAATCGGAACTGGCGTCCGTCGTCGGCCACGAGATGGGGCACGTGCTCCAGCGCCACATCGCGCGCATGATCGGCGCGCAGGAAAAGAGCGGGTACGCGGCGCTCGCGGCCATGCTCGCCGGGCTGCTGGCGGGCGTCATGACGCACAGCGGCGATCTCGGCATGGGCATCGCGATGGGCGGACAGGCCTTCGCCGTCGACAACCAGCTGCGCTTCTCGCGCGCCGCCGAGCACGAGGCCGACCGCGTCGGTTTTCAGATGCTCGCGGCCGCCGGCTACGATCCGTACGCGATGACCGCGTTCTTCGAGCGGCTCGATCGCGCGTCGATGGCCGATAACGGCGTGCCGGCTTACGCGCGCACGCATCCGCTGACGACCGAGCGCATCGCCGACATGGAGGACCGCGCGCGACGCGTGCCGTACCGGCAGCCGCGGCAGTCGCCGGAATATGCGTTCGTGCGTGCGCGCTCGCGCGTGCTTCAGGTGAATTATGCGAGCGACTATCGCGAGGTCGCGAGCCGTCTCAAGTCCGAAATCGACGATCAGACCGCGCTCAATCCCGCCGCGAACTGGTACGGCATCGCGCTCGCGCGTTCGCTGACGGGCGATTACGCCGCCGCCAACGATGCGCTCGCCAACGCGCGGCGGCTGTTTGAAAGCGAGGAGGCGAGCGCGGCGGCGGCTTCGATGCAGGCGCGGCGCGAATTGGCGCAGACGGTCGAAGGCGGTCAAAGCCGCGATGCGCGTTCCGATGACGAGCGCCACGCGCAGCAGCAGAAGGGCGCGTCGAAGGCGCAGGGCGCAAGACTCAGCGCATCGCCGCGTGGCGTGTCGGGTTCATCGGCGAACGCTCGAGCGGGCGTTGGAGCTGCACGTGCCGGTCGCGACGAAGCGCGATCTTCACAACCGGCCAATACCCAAAGCACGCCCGCCTCAGCGACGACCGCCCGCGCCGGGATAGAAGCCCCGCCTGCGCGAAGCGGCCGACCGCTATCTGCGCAAGCGGCTGCGCTGAAAGATGCGTCGACGAACAACGCCAACCCGCACTCGACGCCACAGATCGCGAACCCCTCCGCCCCGGCCGTCTCGATGTCTTCGCTCCTGAGCAGCAGCGCACACGGCGCACTGACCGCCGCGCCCGCCGACAGCACCGCGCCCGCCGCGGCCAGCGCGGGAATCGCGCTGCCGCCCGTGCGCGTGACCGCCCAGCAAGCCGCCCGCAGCACGCCGAGCCTTGACGTGCTCGCCGCCGACATCGCGCGTCGCTCGGGCCGTTACGACGACGCGGTGCGCCTCGCCGACCTCGCGCAGACGCGCTGGCCGAATTCGCACGCGGCGATCGACGCGCATCTGCAATCGCTGATGGCCGCGCATCGCTACGAGGAAGCGCAGACGCTCGCGCGCCGCGAAACGCGCGCGGAACCGCAGCGCGCGGACTGGTGGCTGTATCTGGCGCAGGCGAGCGCGGGCATGAACGATCCGCTGCGCCAGCATCAGGCGATGGCCGAAAAACTGGCGCTCGACGGCGCATGGCCGTCCGCCATTCGCCAGTTGAAGGAAGCACGCGATGTCAAAACCGCGAGCTTTTACGACCTCTCGACGATTTCCGCGCGGCTGCGCGACTTCGAAGCACGCTACAAGGAAGAGCGCGACGAGGAGAAAAAGAGTTGA
- a CDS encoding YheT family hydrolase → MKRDPLLKHDSSFVDKAPAVALKETAQAAGSVLAEPVSQWLYSAPRWLPTSHAQTIVPALFGRKPAVRYRRERWDTPDGDFIDVDWLAHDDAARPASTAPLFVLFHGLEGNSDSHYARTMMAAAHARGWHGVVPHFRSCSGPMNRLPRFYHLADSAEVDWILRRLRERHAGPIVAAGVSLGGNVLLHWLCERGTDASIISAAAAISAPLDVHAGGHAISQGFGMVYTRSFLKSLKKKALAKLDQFPGLYDRHAVLAARTLYEFDNVVTAPLHGFRDTDHYWTTATIRAHLNRIEVPALVLNARNDPFLPERALPSQAEVSASVTLDQPNHGGHVGFMTGPFPGRIDWLSSRVFGYLEHFLPGE, encoded by the coding sequence ATGAAGCGCGATCCGTTGTTGAAACACGATTCGTCGTTCGTGGACAAGGCGCCCGCCGTCGCGCTGAAGGAAACCGCGCAGGCCGCGGGCAGCGTGCTCGCCGAACCCGTCTCGCAATGGCTCTACAGCGCGCCGCGCTGGCTGCCGACGAGTCACGCGCAAACCATCGTGCCCGCGCTCTTCGGGCGCAAGCCGGCGGTGCGTTACCGGCGCGAACGCTGGGATACGCCGGACGGCGACTTCATCGACGTGGACTGGCTCGCGCACGATGACGCGGCGCGCCCGGCATCGACCGCGCCGCTTTTCGTGCTGTTTCATGGCCTCGAAGGCAACTCGGACTCCCACTACGCCCGCACGATGATGGCCGCCGCGCACGCGCGCGGCTGGCACGGCGTGGTGCCGCACTTTCGCAGCTGCAGCGGGCCGATGAACCGGCTGCCGCGCTTTTATCATCTCGCGGATAGCGCGGAAGTCGACTGGATCCTGCGGCGACTGCGCGAAAGGCACGCGGGCCCGATTGTCGCGGCGGGCGTGTCGCTCGGCGGCAATGTGCTCTTGCATTGGCTATGCGAGCGCGGCACGGACGCTTCGATTATCAGCGCCGCCGCCGCCATTTCCGCGCCGCTCGATGTCCACGCGGGCGGTCACGCGATCTCGCAAGGCTTCGGCATGGTCTATACGCGCAGCTTCCTGAAGTCGCTCAAGAAGAAGGCGCTCGCGAAGCTCGACCAGTTTCCGGGTCTGTACGACCGCCATGCCGTGCTCGCCGCGCGCACGCTCTATGAATTCGACAACGTCGTGACCGCGCCGCTGCACGGTTTTCGCGATACCGATCACTACTGGACGACGGCGACCATCCGCGCGCATCTGAACCGCATCGAAGTGCCGGCGCTCGTCTTGAACGCTCGCAACGATCCGTTCCTGCCCGAGCGCGCGCTGCCATCGCAGGCCGAAGTGTCGGCGTCCGTCACGCTCGATCAGCCGAACCACGGCGGCCATGTCGGCTTCATGACGGGGCCGTTTCCGGGACGCATCGACTGGCTATCGTCGCGCGTGTTCGGCTACCTCGAACATTTTCTTCCGGGCGAATGA